AATACTTTGACCGAACCAACATTACGAGGGGATACATATGCTTCCACCCTGTGTAGATTCACTTTTTCAAACGCAAATTGATTAATGAGTGCGACCGCTTCTGTGCCGATTCCTCTTCCTGTTTGCCGCTGATCAATGGAATACCCCACAAAACCACTGGAAAACGGTAACCGTTTAATGCTATACAATGAAATCTGGCCGATGATCAAACTTGTTTCCGAATCAAAAATACCGAAATTATACTCCCGTCGATCACGCATTTGATAGAGGGATTCTCGAATTTTATCCCGCTGCATTGCTACTGTGTAATACGTATTATCGTGCCGTGGTTCAAATTCCGTCCAATACTCCTTATTCGCAATAAGCAGCTGGGTGAACTGATACGCATCATCTTCTGTGAGTATCCGTAGGTAGCATTGCTCCCCTTCGAGTAAAATCATTTTTCCTCATCCTTTTCGAAGCATTCTGTTCTAACCTTCTACTTTGTTCAATTGATCCAAATGAAACGGAAATTCAGTACCAGTTACCTGAATTCAATAGTTCTTATTATAGTTTTTTTACATGTACAAGACAATAGAACGCCACAATTTCTCATTTGTAAAGGAAAATTCATACTTTTTCCCTCCACGGTTCTGGAATCTCTGTATACTGTTGTTCAGGAGGATTTTATCATGCTAAGAATTATTTTGATGGCACTTTCGTTGCTCATCATGATTGGAACTCATATCGCTGCCAATTTAATCCCACTTAATGGACTAACTACTTGGGAGATTGCTAATCGAGTGCCGGTTCTATTCATGCCTGCAGAGTACGTCTTTTCAATTTGGATAGTGCTAGATCTATTACTTGTCAGTTGGTTATACTTATTTTTCAAAACATCAGATAGTCTCTCTT
This window of the Sporosarcina ureae genome carries:
- a CDS encoding GNAT family N-acetyltransferase, yielding MILLEGEQCYLRILTEDDAYQFTQLLIANKEYWTEFEPRHDNTYYTVAMQRDKIRESLYQMRDRREYNFGIFDSETSLIIGQISLYSIKRLPFSSGFVGYSIDQRQTGRGIGTEAVALINQFAFEKVNLHRVEAYVSPRNVGSVKVLEKARFRREGLLRQLLFINGVWEDHYMYAIVEEDY